The following coding sequences lie in one Sesamum indicum cultivar Zhongzhi No. 13 linkage group LG9, S_indicum_v1.0, whole genome shotgun sequence genomic window:
- the LOC105170257 gene encoding ethylene-responsive transcription factor RAP2-11-like, which produces MELHFHTTSADNNHHTTCKSRTRGPNRNKFVGVRQRPSGKWVAEIKNTTQKIRMWLGTFDTAEEAAQAYDEAACLLRGSNTRTNFLNNVPCNPALSLKIRNLLNQKRGLKKATLPSQNVPSTTTKCANQETSQKAISPSSSFESSSSSGSFCSNKIDGSPVSGLNPANFGDGYKPDLSCFMGGYEMSSSYVNHCDEGFNYAMDFDKISLQQDGIFVPKRADEVMNDAQFPDFERMKVERQISASLYAMNGINEYWDNINDPNDVFWDIPTLCQMFCPS; this is translated from the coding sequence ATGGAACTTCACTTCCATACCACTTCTGCCGACAACAATCATCACACCACATGCAAGTCAAGAACCAGAGGTCCCAACAGGAACAAGTTTGTTGGGGTGAGGCAACGCCCCTCCGGCAAATGGGTTGCAGAAATCAAGAACACAACTCAGAAGATCAGAATGTGGCTGGGAACGTTCGACACGGCTGAGGAGGCTGCTCAGGCCTACGATGAAGCCGCCTGCCTCCTACGTGGCTCAAACACACGAACCAACTTCTTGAATAATGTCCCCTGCAATCCAGCCCTCTCGCTTAAAATCCGAAACCTTCTCAACCAAAAGAGAGGGCTGAAAAAGGCCACCCTTCCTAGTCAAAATGTTCCCTCAACCACCACAAAATGTGCCAATCAAGAAACTAGTCAAAAGGCTATTTCTCCTAGTAGTAGTTTCGAAAGTAGTTCTTCTAGTGGCAGTTTTTGCAGCAACAAAATAGATGGCTCTCCTGTTTCTGGCCTAAATCCAGCTAATTTTGGTGATGGGTATAAGCCGGATTTGAGCTGTTTCATGGGAGGATACGAGATGTCTTCCTCTTATGTCAACCATTGTGATGAGGGCTTTAACTATGCAATGGATTTTGACAAGATTTCTCTTCAACAGGATGGTATCTTTGTCCCAAAAAGAGCTGATGAGGTCATGAACGACGCTCAGTTTCCTGATTTTGAACGAATGAAGGTTGAACGACAGATATCAGCATCACTCTATGCGATGAATGGGATAAATGAATATTGGGATAACATCAATGATCCCAATGATGTTTTCTGGGATATTCCCACTCTCTGTCAGATGTTCTGTCCAAGTTAA
- the LOC105170192 gene encoding LOW QUALITY PROTEIN: importin-5-like (The sequence of the model RefSeq protein was modified relative to this genomic sequence to represent the inferred CDS: inserted 2 bases in 1 codon; added 28 bases not found in genome assembly) has protein sequence MDAESTQVQQAQLAAILGPDPAPFETLISHLMSSSNDQRSQAESIFNLLKQNDPNSLALKLAHLLSSSLHVEARAMATILLRKQLTRDDSFIWPQLNESTRSAIKNILLSSIQSEDSKSIIKKLCDTISELASSLLPENQWPEILPFMFQCVTSNSPKLQESAFLMFSQLAQFIGQLLIPYITDLHTVFLNVLNNSPNPDVKIAALSAVINFIQCLSSSNDRDRFQDLLPSMMRTLTEALNSGQEATAQEALELLIELAGTEPRFLRRQIVDVVGSMLQIAEAESLEEGTRHLAIEFVITLAEAXICRLFANLMKMLLDVEDDPAWHSAEPKDEDAGETSNYSVGQECLDRLSIALGGNTIVPVASEQLPAYLSAPEWQKHHAALIALAQIAEGCQKVMIKNLEQVVNMVLTSFQHPHPRVRWAAINAIGQLSTDLGPDLQVQYHQRVLPALASAMDDFQNPRVQAHAASAVLNFSENCTPEILTPYLDGIVHKLLLLLQNSKQMVQEGALTALASVADSSQEHFQKYYDAVMPYLKAILVNATDKSNRMLRAKAMECISLVGMAVGKEKFKEDAKQVMKVLMSLQGSQMETDDPTTSYMLQAWARLCKCLGQEFLPYMGVVMPPLLQSAQLKPDVTITSADSDNEIDESDDESMETITLGDKRIGIKTSVLEEKATACNMLCCYADELKEGFYPWIDQVAPTLVPLLKFYFHEEVRKAAVSAMPELLRSAKLAVEKGIAQGRNETYVKQLSDYIVPALVEALHKEPDTEICANMLDALNECLQISGLLLDESQVRSIVDEIKQVITASSSRKRERAERAKAEDFDAEEGELLKEENEQEEEVFDQVGEILGTLIKTFKASFLPFFDELSSYLMPMWGKDKTAEERRIAICIFDDLAEQCREAALKYYDTYLPFLLEACNDESPDVRQAAVYGLGVCAEFGGSVFKPLVGEALSRLNVVIRHPNALQPDNVMAYDNAVSALGKICQFHRNSIDSAQVIPAWLNCLPIRSDLIEAKVVHDQLCSMVERSDVELLGPNNQYLPKIVSIFAEILCAGKDLATEQTASRMVNLLRQLQQTLPPSTLASTWSSLQPQQQLALQSILSS, from the exons ATGGATGCCGAGTCGACTCAGGTTCAGCAAGCCCAATTGGCGGCCATTCTGGGGCCTGACCCCGCCCCCTTCGAAACCCTCATCTCCCATTTGATGTCCTCCTCCAACGACCAGCGATCCCAGGCCGAGTCTATCTTCAATTTGCTCAAGCAGAACGATCCCAACTCCCTTGCCCTCAAACTAGCCCACCTCCTCTCCTCCTCTCTACATGTTGAGGCCCGCGCCATGGCCACCATTCTCCTTCGCAAGCAGCTCACTCGGGACGACTCCTTTATCTGGCCTCAACTCAATGAATCCACTCGTTCCGCTATTAAGAACATTCTCTTGTCCTCAATTCAGAGTGAGGACTCCAAATCTATCATAAAAAAGCTCTGCGACACCATCTCGGAGCTTGCTTCTTCCCTCTTACCTGAAAATCAGTGGCCCGAAATTCTGCCCTTCATGTTCCAATGTGTAACTTCGAATTCCCCAAAATTGCAGGAGTCCGCCTTCTTGATGTTCTCCCAATTGGCCCAATTCATTGGACAACTCTTGATTCCCTACATAACTGATTTGCATACAGTATTCTTAAATGTACTCAATAATTCCCCCAATCCCGATGTGAAGATTGCAGCCCTGAGTGCTGTTATTAACTTTATCCAGTGCTTGTCAAGTTCGAATGATCGTGATCGGTTCCAGGATTTGTTGCCCTCTATGATGAGGACATTGACCGAGGCGCTCAACTCGGGGCAGGAGGCAACAGCACAAGAGGCTCTGGAGCTGTTGATTGAGTTGGCTGGGACAGAGCCTAGGTTTCTGCGCAGGCAGATTGTGGATGTTGTGGGGTCCATGCTGCAGATAGCTGAGGCAGAGAGTTTGGAGGAAGGCACTCGGCATCTGGCGATTGAATTTGTCATTACACTGGCAGAAGC CATTTGCAGGCTCTTTGCCAATTTAATGAAGATGCTTTTGGATGTGGAGGATGATCCAGCTTGGCACAGTGCTGAGCCAAAGGATGAGGATGCGGGGGAGACAAGTAATTATAGTGTTGGTCAGGAATGTTTAGATAGGCTCTCCATAGCACTTGGTGGGAATACCATTGTTCCCGTGGCATCTGAGCAGTTGCCGGCTTATCTGTCTGCTCCTGAGTGGCAGAAGCATCATGCGGCTCTCATTGCACTCGCGCAAATAGCGGAGGGTTGTCAAAAG GTGATGATTAAGAATTTGGAGCAAGTGGTGAACATGGTTTTAACTTCCTTTCAACATCCTCATCCACGTGTGAGATGGGCAGCTATTAATGCAATTGGTCAGCTCTCAACAGACTTGGGCCCAGATCTGCAAGTTCAGTACCATCAGCGTGTGCTACCTGCACTAGCCTCAGCTATGGATGATTTCCAAAATCCTCGAGTACAG GCGCATGCAGCCTCAGCTGTGCTAAACTTTAGTGAGAACTGCACCCCAGAAATTTTGACACCTTATTTAGATGGGATAGTGCACAAGCTGCTTCTACTTCTACAG AACTCCAAACAAATGGTGCAGGAGGGTGCCTTAACTGCATTAGCTTCAGTCGCTGATTCATCTCAG GAACACTTCCAGAAATACTATGATGCAGTTATGCCTTACTTGAAAGCTATCTTGGTGAATGCCACAGACAAGTCTAACCGCATGCTTCGTGCGAAAGCAATGGAGTGCATCAGCTTGGTTGGAATGGCAGTTGGAAAAGAGAAATTCAAGGAGGACGCTAAGCAG GTCATGAAAGTGCTTATGTCATTGCAAGGATCACAAATGGAGACAGATGATCCCACCACCAGTTACATGCTACAA GCTTGGGCCAGACTTTGCAAGTGCTTGGGGCAGGAATTCCTTCCCTACATGGGTGTGGTTATGCCCCCTTTGCTTCAGTCTGCTCAGCTAAAACCTGATGTGACCATTACTTCCGCTGATTCTGACAATGAAATTGATGAATCAGACGATGAAAG CATGGAAACCATCACCCTTGGGGATAAAAGAATTGGGATTAAGACTAGTGTCCTAGAAGAAAAGGCCACTGCTTGCAATATGCTGTGTTGCTATGCTGATGAGTTGAAGGAAGGTTTTTACCCGTGGATTGATCAG GTTGCTCCAACATTGGTTCcccttttgaaattttatttccatgaaGAAGTCAGGAAGGCTGCTGTTTCAG CTATGCCGGAGCTATTGCGGTCTGCAAAATTGGCCGTGGAGAAAGGGATTGCTCAGGGCCGTAATGAGACATATGTTAAACAGCTGTCTGACTACATAGTTCCTGCTCTAGTGGAAGCATTACATAAG GAACCAGACACAGAGATATGCGCAAATATGTTGGATGCTCTGAATGAATGTCTGCAG ATTTCTGGACTGCTTCTAGATGAGAGTCAGGTTAGAAGCATTGTGGATGAGATAAAACAGGTGATCACAGCTAGCTCAAGTAGAAAGCGAGAGAGAGCTGAGAGAGCCAAAGCTGAAGATTTTGATGCAGAAGAAGGAGAACTGCttaaagaggaaaatgagcaagaagaagaagtatTTGACCAA GTTGGTGAAATATTGGGAACACTAATCAAAACATTCAAGGCTTCATTCTTGCCTTTCTTTGATGAACTGTCATCATACTTGATGCCCATGTGG GAATTGCTATTTGCATCTTTGATGATTTAGCTGAGCAATGCCGTGAAGCAGCTCTAAA ATATTATGATACATATCTTCCTTTCCTCTTGGAGGCATGCAATGATGAAAGCCCAGATGTCAGACAG GCTGCTGTATATGGACTTGGGGTATGTGCGGAGTTTGGTGGTTCTGTTTTTAAACCCCTTGTTGGAG AGGCTCTTTCAAGGCTCAATGTAGTTATCAGGCATCCCAATGCTTTGCAGCCAGACAATGTTATGGCATATGATAATGCTGTGTCAGCTCTGGGAAAGATATGCCAGTTTCATCGTAATAGCATTGATTCAGCTCAG GTCATCCCTGCCTGGTTGAATTGTTTGCCAATAAGGAGCGATCTTATTGAAGCAAAAGTTGTTCATGACCAGCTTTGCTCTATGGTTGAGAG GTCTGATGTGGAACTTTTGGGTCCCAACAATCAGTATCTCCCCAAAATTGTTTCTATATTTGCTGAG ATTCTCTGTGCTGGCAAGGATCTTGCCACGGAGCAAACAGCTAGTCGAATGGTTAACTTGTTGAGGCAGCTGCAGCAGACACTACCTCCATCCACCCTGGCCTCTACATGGTCATCTTTGCAGCCTCAGCAGCAGCTCGCTTTGCAGTCAATTCTGTCATCATAA